The sequence aaaaaaaatctagaagAAACTTCAAAGAGACCACAGCGATGAAGGTCTAGGAAAATTAACAATGAgaattttgaaattaattcagCTCCCACAAGCCATATGTCtaatcaaagaattttttttcatttaatacAATCTCGTTTTTTCTCTTGATTTCTTGGAAGAAAACCAtcttaaaatagaaaatagaaaataacaaaCCCATCAAGAGTATAGAGATTAAACAAATGAGTAAAATTGACATGGAATCCACAATCTTCACAGTCTTTGCCGATACAAACCAGAGACGAACCTAATAGAAGGAACCCAATGCAAATCAGAAAAGGAACACAAAATACCCAACACAATGAAATAAAGTCGACTTCACCGTAAAATGATTGGATGAGATTATTCTTTTTCGCATAATCAGTTGCATCCCAAGATCTGTTGTTCATCAATTGATGAAAGGGTGGAATTGGAACAAAAAACGGTgtgaacctcaatgtacctgtttgtaaacttttaaaccacctggattatatttgaaaataagtCAAAACATAAGATTTATTTTCgtacttttccttttttttttaaatagaataatatatgattttatatatatataaaaaaagaatgTAATGTAAAGATGAGATTCAATCCactgaaattaaaatcaaaatgctttttgctcaTGATAATCTGTGTGAAAGCAAAACTCAAAAACCAGAATTTCAAGATGAACATTCATCTTGTGCACCCAACTGTTTATACTTGCTTTAGGTGCATATCTAAATCAAGCTTAGCCAAAGTTCATGTTGCAGTCTCCATCCCAACACTTGTACACTTTATAAAATTATCATCTACATCTACACCTTGTGCATTCCCCCTAGCAATCTTCAACTGCTTCGAATCCTCACTGAATGACACAGTAAAAGCCTTTGGACACAAGCCCAGTAAGACTATGAGCTGCGTACAGAAATAACATAAATTGAAGCATTTTCAGAAAACACATCCATTCCAACATTGAATCAAGATAATAAGAGAGATGTGGGAGTAAACTTTTACTTACTTCTGGATCACCACGCAAGGCAGACTTCTTCTCACATTTTACCACTAGAGTGATCAAATTTGGTAATCCCTTGAGGAAGGAGGCAATGCCTGAGAGCTGTTCAGCTGATAAATCATTAACCAGCAgaaacaagtgaagaagattctTGAAAATTATCGGTTCATCATTCTGCATAAAGAACAACTACAGAACCAAACAACAAAAATTGCATAAGAACAATGGGAAAATAAAGCAGCTATacaatacaaaagataaaacTAATGCAAGTACAGTACCTCAATAGGCCAGACATTGATTTCTAAGGATTTGACGTCTTTTAAACTTTGAAGCAGCACAGCAACAGAATAGATTGATCCCATGAAAAGCTTGCAACGGCTAGCTAATTTTTTACTCTTATGCTGACAGGACGGTTGAATATCAATTCTAGCATACTCTAGTGACATGAAGCTCTTCAAATAACTAAAATCCACAGGATTTCCTTTCCAAATAATAGCCTGAAGACTTGGAGCAGAAATACATAATGGGAATTTATATGAATACTTATCAGACGAGTTTATAGTCAGCGTCTGAAGTCTTTGAGCAAAAACATTAATTCGTTTTTGGCAACCAGATTCAGAAATTTTCTCATCAGCATATATGAACTCACAATCTGAAACATTCAATACATCAAGAGATATACTGTTCATTTTAAGACTGCACAACTCTTTAAATCTGCAGCCATTGATCTTTATCTGCTTAATGGCCGGGCAAGAAATATACAAAGAGCAGGATTTCTTGAAATTAGAGCTACAGATTCCTAAGTTATCAAGACTTTGAGAAGCCATCTTGAAAGTTGAGGGCATGTCAAAAACAGATCCAATGACACTGAAATTCATCAGAGATGGGCAATCAAGGAAGCTGCGGCAGCTGGATTTGAAATGGCACCTAGAAACACTCACACTCTTCAAAGATGAACTAGCAATGCTCAAAATCCAATCAGAATAAAGTCTCCCAATTTCACAGTTGGAGAGTTCCAACTCTTCGAGAGAGGAAGTTTTTATGTAGATATCATGAATGCACTTAACTTTGTCAAGATTTAACCTTCTAAGGGATGTCCAAAAGGAAGAAATCTTTTCCCCAAATTTCATATCAAAAATATTAACAGAAATTAACAAAAAGACCTCAACAAAGTCCATCTTTCTTGATTCCAAACCAAAATTACCCATCTGCAAATTCAATCTCAAAATCCTCAAAGATTGGCATTCATAAACACAATGAGGCAATGAATAGGTACTCATATTCCacctatttaaaaaataaacaagaaTGTCCAATTCTCGAACATTAGAGACGGTAGCCCATTTAAGACAAGAACCAAGTAATTGAGCACCAATGTTAAACCTAGGTTGCTTGCAAAACCAGTGAAATAGAAATCGATCAATCCCTATACCTAAACTAGCTCGCAATTTCATAACATTATCTACATAATTACAGAACTGAGAATACCTTGCTAAAGAGTTTGTACTGGAATCGAAATCGGCAGAAAAGTACAAGTAAGGGCTGTTCAAGCATAATAGACGGAATTTTTTCGAAACCAAGTTGAGACGAACAGTTTGATTAGGATCAAGGAATGAGAAAATCCGAAAGATAATTGATTCAGGCAGTGTACTGAGTGTATCAGAAGGAGTATGACTGTCTGGAAAGCCGAGAGCCATTGACTTGCGCGGCGTTTCCATGACAATCAGGGTGAATATTGCATGACCAGACTAGGTTTATAAACAAAAATTCAAACATGCACtttgattttcttcttcaaGACACCGCGTTTATTCTCTAGATCacgatttgtttttttttttttaaataagaagggagaagaaaattaattaatcataGATTAAAATCCTTTTATGGAATCCTTCTACGGGTGCGCATGGTCGGTTAACCAATCCATTTAATTCGGTTAACTAtatttcaattagcttattactTCGGTCGGTTAATCATTAGTGACTTTTCGtagtaaatatcattttaaatctataattattcactttaaaataaatatataattatttaaatattaaataaaaaattgaactttaaatttgtttttttgaagaaaaacacATTCATTAAACCAAATCAGAAGAAATAATTTTCTGTAACCAGGACGGAGCAGAAAATGATACAGACTCCCTAGCGTTGGACAGGGCATGTCGTGCAACGGCATGGGCCCCCCTGTTTGCTAGACGCGGAGAAAAAGACATTTTGTAATCGTGTCGGTTGCTTAAGAGAAACTTACAATCCTGAATAATTGAACCAAAAACTGAGAAATCTAAAGCAACAGAAATAATACTGTTAACCACAATCAAGGAATCACTTTCAAAACAGACATTAATACAGTTCAAGTGAACACACCATAAAATAGCTTCGCGTAGAGCCAATGTCTCACTTTCTCTGATTCCTTCAATTAATGGGAGGAGGCGGCTACGGCATGCCATGAATGAGCCATCGGAGGAGCGGAGTAAAGCCCCAACCCTACTGCGAGACTCGGAACTGAAAAGGGCGGCATCACAATTACATTTCACTGCACCTGACGGAGGTCGAGTCCACCTTCTTCCATGCGTCTGCGCAGCCGTAGCGATTCTGGCGCTGATCTAGGTAGTGGCGGCAGGAGTAGTCTGCCGGACCAGCCTATTGCTGCTCACGACGCCCGCAGCTGGGGATTGCTGACCGACGTCGCCATGTGTAGCAGACCAATGAGGCTGGCGCGGCAAAGTAGAAAGAGGACGGGTAGGGGCCGCGGCAGGGGGTAATAGCGTCGGTGATGAAGGAACAGCAGGAGGCAGCAACGTCGACGACATAGCTGCGGTAGGAGGTGCGTCGTGGCGGGAATGGGCCGTCGTCGAGTTGTCAGGGTGGCTTTGATTGTTGCTGCGGTTCGGCGCCTTAACTTGGGATTGACGCCAAGCGGCAAGATAAGTGATCGAGAGTGGGATCGCCGTCTCTAGGAGCTGTATCTTGCTTTCCCAAACCATTTGATGATTCCTTTGATTCCATATTACCCATAGGGTCATTGCCACCTTTGTCAGGAAATCATCATCATTAGACGTCAGAACCTGCAAAATAGAACACGTTATATAATCAAGTTGGAATACATCCGTATTGATCCCGGATAGGTTCCAACACTCCTAGGCGTAGAGACATTCCATAAAGAGATGATAATCATTTTCGACATCCGTATGACATAACGGACAATGGGTTGGTATAGTCATTCGTCGTCCAGCCAACCTATGCCGTGTAGTTAAACAGCATAAGGCCAGCTTCGAAACGAACATCTTAACTTTCAGTGGAATATGCAATTTCCAGATTCTACTCCATCCCCCATCAGGAACGGGTCCACTGTATCCACCACACTGCACTCTATAGCCTGATTTACTCGAATACAAACCATCCTTGGTGAAACTCCACATAatactgttggtcccgtgtgattagttctaagcggggttaggaactaatataactttttcgtaatttgattaagctgacttagtatattttcttaagttgctcaactcagctttggtcagcacggacGATTGTAAcgtaagatagctttagtcagatattgactagagctattttacatatgagttgggaattgacacttttgtggtcagcttccaactcagcactcttatttactcaatatcaattcagacagtttatatgctgagtaaatataacaagcaacacatacagatatatatatatattgagagagtttagagattactcagcacgacttatcctggttcggcctctccgcctacgtccagtccccagagtccgtccgggctttttaaatccaatactgagctttttaaaggtagagcacaaaccgtttacaaggcagttgaatatgcaagagtaccttcctctattcctctactcaactcctactaagtgctataaccgaacacttaggtttttctaccactgagtatttacagccaaacactcagcacaattctctcaataatacaattgatacagacttgttcttttttcagacaaagaacactttagatgattacaaaaatcactctagcatttacacaagaatagaagtttggtgtaagatctcttttatatttgtgtgctttgtatgtatgctcttgtATACTTGTATGTttttcggcaatgatccaagaggtatatatgtccttttatagttgcaatctgaagatcaaatcatttgaatttgatttatccgttgaatccaaaacggctctttttgGGAGACAAGGCTCTGATCAGCTTCAggcttgcaggccaatcctgtcgtctgatttcctcaggtgccaggcttgtccttttcttgcagttttgtcttcttgtacaggttttgtcttttagctaacggatgtttgtgttgaaacacctttccacaagattttgatttgacaaaatca comes from Euphorbia lathyris chromosome 8, ddEupLath1.1, whole genome shotgun sequence and encodes:
- the LOC136203638 gene encoding uncharacterized protein isoform X3, with the protein product METPRKSMALGFPDSHTPSDTLSTLPESIIFRIFSFLDPNQTVRLNLVSKKFRLLCLNSPYLYFSADFDSSTNSLARCHFKSSCRSFLDCPSLMNFSVIGSVFDMPSTFKMASQSLDNLGICSSNFKKSCSLYISCPAIKQIKINGCRFKELCSLKMNSISLDVLNVSDCEFIYADEKISESGCQKRINVFAQRLQTLTINSSDKYSYKFPLCISAPSLQAIIWKGNPVDFSYLKSFMSLEYARIDIQPSCQHKSKKLASRCKLFMGSIYSVAVLLQSLKDVKSLEINVWPIELFFMQNDEPIIFKNLLHLFLLVNDLSAEQLSGIASFLKGLPNLITLVVKCEKKSALRGDPELIVLLGLCPKAFTVSFSEDSKQLKIARGNAQGVDVDDNFIKCTSVGMETAT
- the LOC136203638 gene encoding uncharacterized protein isoform X2 — encoded protein: MLEQPLLVLFCRFRFQYKLFSKMGNFGLESRKMDFVEVFLLISVNIFDMKFGEKISSFWTSLRRLNLDKVKCIHDIYIKTSSLEELELSNCEIGRLYSDWILSIASSSLKSVSVSRCHFKSSCRSFLDCPSLMNFSVIGSVFDMPSTFKMASQSLDNLGICSSNFKKSCSLYISCPAIKQIKINGCRFKELCSLKMNSISLDVLNVSDCEFIYADEKISESGCQKRINVFAQRLQTLTINSSDKYSYKFPLCISAPSLQAIIWKGNPVDFSYLKSFMSLEYARIDIQPSCQHKSKKLASRCKLFMGSIYSVAVLLQSLKDVKSLEINVWPIELFFMQNDEPIIFKNLLHLFLLVNDLSAEQLSGIASFLKGLPNLITLVVKCEKKSALRGDPELIVLLGLCPKAFTVSFSEDSKQLKIARGNAQGVDVDDNFIKCTSVGMETAT
- the LOC136203638 gene encoding uncharacterized protein isoform X1, with translation METPRKSMALGFPDSHTPSDTLSTLPESIIFRIFSFLDPNQTVRLNLVSKKFRLLCLNSPYLYFSADFDSSTNSLARYSQFCNYVDNVMKLRASLGIGIDRFLFHWFCKQPRFNIGAQLLGSCLKWATVSNVRELDILVYFLNRWNMSTYSLPHCVYECQSLRILRLNLQMGNFGLESRKMDFVEVFLLISVNIFDMKFGEKISSFWTSLRRLNLDKVKCIHDIYIKTSSLEELELSNCEIGRLYSDWILSIASSSLKSVSVSRCHFKSSCRSFLDCPSLMNFSVIGSVFDMPSTFKMASQSLDNLGICSSNFKKSCSLYISCPAIKQIKINGCRFKELCSLKMNSISLDVLNVSDCEFIYADEKISESGCQKRINVFAQRLQTLTINSSDKYSYKFPLCISAPSLQAIIWKGNPVDFSYLKSFMSLEYARIDIQPSCQHKSKKLASRCKLFMGSIYSVAVLLQSLKDVKSLEINVWPIELFFMQNDEPIIFKNLLHLFLLVNDLSAEQLSGIASFLKGLPNLITLVVKCEKKSALRGDPELIVLLGLCPKAFTVSFSEDSKQLKIARGNAQGVDVDDNFIKCTSVGMETAT